The Astatotilapia calliptera chromosome 14, fAstCal1.2, whole genome shotgun sequence genome includes a region encoding these proteins:
- the LOC113036989 gene encoding uncharacterized protein LOC113036989, whose translation MALITQKMDITFSLRRKEVVEMQPLVKEMQLRWPALFLKEQICAEFSRITTKDLMGTFMTALDTYSLRLIKLYRIRKAAFRNDMDSLLQKFDEQVSNIVQHRRTISLEGLPIFVRDDETKLFLTCLDTDPVERATRGVTVGILTVLEDYVGPNSQSTVVNTAIVLEEDIILDDLPDLPTAFAYLFGLLYGLNMEFPKELKYTFEAVQHIFMELTSTYSQRIRSFKTKLLTKV comes from the exons ATGGCACTCATCACCCAAAAGATGGACATCACATTCTCTCTCAGGAGGAAAGAAGTTGTGGAGATGCAGCCCTTGGTCAAGGAAATGCAGCTCAGATGGCCAGCTCTCTTCTTGAAAGAACAG ATTTGTGCGGAATTCTCACGCATTACCACCAAGGATCTCATGGGGACCTTCATGACTGCCCTCGACACTTACTCACTTCGGCTGATTAAGCTGTATCGAATTAGAAAAGCTGCTTTCCGCAATGACATGGATTCCCTGTTGCAGAAGTTTGATGAACAg GTCTCAAACATAGTCCAGCATCGACGAACCATCAGTTTGGAAGGGTTACCGATATTTGTTCGCGACGACGAGACCAAACTCTTCTTAACATGTCTG gATACAGATCCAGTTGAGAGGGCAACCCGAGGTGTTACGGTGGGCATCCTCACTGTTCTGGAGGACTACGTGGGACCCAACTCGCAGTCCACAGTGGTCAACACTGCCATTGTTTTGGAAGAGGACATTATTCTTGATGATCTGCCAGACCTTCCCACTGCCTTTGCCTACTTGTTTGGCCTACTTTATGGGCTCAACATGGAGTTTCCCAAAGAACTCAAGTACACATTTGAAGCTGTGCAACACATTTTTATGGAGTTGACATCTACCTATTCCCAGAGGATAAGAAGCTTCAAAACCAAGCTCTTAACCAAAGTCTAA